The genome window GGAGCAAAACTGAAAGTCAATGAAACTCAAATATTTACTAGATTCCAACAAAATCTCATACTTAGTTTTCACCCCTTTTTTTCTAGATGGATCATAGATAATTGGCACAAGATATAAGAATAAATAACTGAGGAATGGCATATTAATTCCACCAATAGATACAACTTACAAGCAAATTTGTAAAAACCAAATGAAGAAGAGAAATTATTTTTGCCTGTTTTTTCTCCGCAATCGAACATATCTCTTCAAATGCCTGAAAAGAATCTTGCCGCCGTATTTCATCCTTTTCCATGTAGCCCAAGTGACAGTCTGTAGCAACCAGGATCTTAACCGTGTCGATCTCCTCCTCCCTGAGAAAATTTTCCAATTAAATTCATATTGCATCTATTGTAGACTTCAataaatttctacaatttcaaaGCAAAACTAAAATCTAAGATATCTCAGAAACCATGCATTTATAAAACAAGCTGATCAATTCAACTTGAAATTAGTTTTAGAAAAACTTTTAATTTCATATGTTTTAATTAACAGAACATACTAAAAGTTGTTATAAACTACTTAACAGGCATTATATTATTTTTCCTTCATTCTTTCTGTTACCTTGAAGAATCGTCCATTTGATCGAAGATTATCTCTTAACCTGCAGCAACAGCAATGAAAAAGGAACAATTGAAAATTGAGCTTGAGTTATATAAATTGACAATATAAGAAATATTTACACAATCAAGTCCAATTACAGTTAAATCTTTTCATAAGCATTAATCAGTAGTAATATGGTAGAAATGGTAACTAAACTGCTATCACAAGTTAAAATCCACCGATAATGTAAAATCTTTTTACAACGTCAGTTATATGATTTAATAATTGAAAATTATAGAAGTAACATGAAAGCAATAGTTAAAATGCTTTAAAAATAAAAACCCTAGCTACATAAATGAAATGTCAAACAAGTATCAGAAATTTTTACTTCGATGTTGTCAAGCAAGAATCAGGGAGCAATAGAAATGGAAGTAGAGATTTGAGAAAGAGTTGCTGATTTCTCGAAGAACAGGAGGAAGCCGAGTTCAGAGATAGTGAGCTGCCGCTGCAACTCTGTGACCAGTGGCCTGGCGGGGAATTTAAAAGAGGAAAATTGTGCTGAGACTGAGTTCGGGGCTGTGCCTATTGGAATTTGGAAATGTGTTGGTAGtgtgtaatttttttattttttattttttattttttgctttcttttttaaAGTACAGGAAACAAAACACTAGGTATGTTTGGAAAGTCATCCGGTAATTAAAATTAGTATAATTATTAGGATTTATGTGTTTGTCATAACGTAATTACATTATAATTACAAGCGTACTATTTAGCTGCACAAATATAATTACACggttagattaaattttaaataaagtaattatcaaacttaaaagttaatataGTAAATATATGGCTATAAAAGattttttataagtataaataatattagatttggtatttaagatgcatattttttTCTTGAATGTACATTAATGAGttatcatatatttataactaatattgtaaaaataattatatatattttccaaattaataatatttagtttaattaattataaaaactaaaGACATATGTTTTGAAAGAACATTACGGaatgcatgtttgataaaataaattaatatttataaatataatgtcataacattattcaaatatttggcaaaactaatctatcaattctaaTTAAAAACAATGAACAATATGTAATGTGAAATAACAAGCCAATACTACTAAAACAAGTAAATTAGATCCATAAATATAACACAATTTCATaatccaacaaaaaaaaaagtttaacatatgtcaaattccaacataataaaaataagtacaaatacaacttaagattagaaaatataataaatttataatCTCATTCAACGGCGAAATTCTACTTTAATGACATCACCCATTACATGCCAAGTTTAttaatgactcattatttctaatattaggaggTGTAGTTTAAAAAAACTAGAATAACAACGCAGTTAcgctaaatgaagaaaataaaataaataagaaataaaatataagagCAATTACATGGAATCACAAAAAGTAAAGATAGAGAAATAGaagataaataatgtacaaagaaaaatatattttaaaattaaaaaatatattaaaaagtaaaaataaaataaaaatttaaaatcaaaataaactaaaataatggaaataaaaatttataaagaaaataaattaaaataattactCATAGGAATGAAATAAAAAAGTAACCTTGTAATTACACAGTGTAATTACCATCAGTTCTCCCCCTccccttgagaattggagagtgtaattacaTCTCTCTAATTACACCCAATTTCATGTTaaccaagtaattacttggctAGACAAACATCCCAAACTCTGTATTTACACCCAAATTCAATTCCTAGGTGGCTTCCCAAACAGGCTCATGTAGAAAGAAAGAACGGTAATTAACTCAAATAGTCGTCCACCCAACcaataaattaaaaatagtcgGTTAAGgtataatatatacatatttcgtatattatatgtgtataatcgtatataattaatgtatatGGCTAAAAATGATAAACGGTGAATATTACCGtctatttatgtaaagatcccACAGAAAGAAAGATTAATGGGTTCTTGAAGTGAAAGTGATTTTTATGTTATTAATTGAAAGAAACGTGACCAAGTGATGTGCACACATAGCCAGTAATAACACATGTATTTACTTTTAAACCATTGTTTTAAATGTATTTAGTTTTTAGCCACTGCTTTAATAAACTTTTACCCGCCCGGATGAAAATACCCTTCTGCTATATAGGATTTCGCTGATACATACGCTCCTTATTCACGATCAGCAGCGGCTCAAACTTACGTGCGGAGAATTATTGTGATCGTCCAAAATTATAGAAGCTTCTCTTCCGATTTTAAATTTTTTGTCTAAGTTCAGAATTCAACTTTCTCGTCCAAAATTCACCATAAAATTACAGTAAGTTCTAAAGTTTCAGATATCTCTATATGTTTTTGTGTGTTTGCGTGAATTTTTATTTCGTTACTGGAGAATAAGATGCtaggaatttgattttttttcttttctgtattgataaCGTTAAGGACATCGCGTCCTTAACTCTGTGATTGTTCTGTAAATATTGAGGACATAATGTTAAGGATTTGGTGTCCTTAACATGACTTTGTTCTAAAAAAATATTAAGGATAAAGTGTCCTGTGTTTTGCAACTTGTATTAATAAAGTTAAAAAtacgatgtccttaacttcatgactgttattctaaatattaaggacatagtgtcctgtatttgcaaattgtattaataaagttaaggatatgatgtccttaacttcatgactgttgttctaaatattaaggacaccatgtccttaacattttcactgcacacagcaaagttaactttttcactgcacacatcaaagttaaggacagcttgtccttaacttttacaatgcacacatcaaagttaaggacagcttgtccttaacttttacaatgcacacatcgaagttaaggacatcatgtccttaacttttacaatgcacacatccaagttaaggataccatgtccttaacattttgactgcacacatcaaagttaaggacatagtgtcctatttttgcaacttgtactgataaagtttaggacataatgtccttaacttaatgactactgtgtaaaaattaaggacatagtgtcctgtttTTGCAACCTATActaataaagtttaggacattatgtccttaacttcatgactactATGTAAATATCAAGGACATAGTGTActgtatttgcaacttgtattgataaagtttaggacatgatatccttaacttcatgactgttgttctaaatattaaggacaagtGTCCTGTgttttgcaacttgtattgataaagtttaggacatcttGTCCTTAACTTCACGATTGTTGTATAAATATGTCCTGAATTTTCCATTTTCTTGACTTGCAGGATGGATACAATATGTATTATAGTTGCTTTTAATGGTAGATGGACTGCAGACTATAAGTATCTTGATCATCAAACAAAGCTTGTTCTAGTACCTGAGGCAATTCGATTTGAAGATTTCATTAACCAGGTCTTTGAAGTTATTGAACTGGATAGAGACAAGTTTGAAGCAATGATATGGTTTTATATCAATCTGGGAACAAGCAAGGGAATGCTTGTATCCAAAGATTTAGATCTTCACACATGTATAGAGTTACTAAAAAGTCATTCACTCTTCAAGGGTTGTCGTTTCATTGTTGATATTTCGGAAAGAGTTTTTGATTCTACAAGAACCTTTGAACATGTCAATACATAAACTCAACAAGACAATCAAGACAAATGCCAACAGATAATGGAAATAGATGTGGTTGAAGCTCAACCAATAACTGAAGAGGTACTTCAAACATTTGATTTTATTCAAGTAGAAGGACAAAGCATTATAGAGATTGACAACGAACAAGCTTTGGGTATTCAAGTCTTAGAGAGTGCAACGGTAATAGAAGAAGTTGCTGAAAAAACCTTTACTCAACTAACTAGACAAAGCTCAAATTCGAAACAAAAAGAATCCCCAACTACGATATTAAGAGAAAATGCTTTGTTGGATGAAATAAAAGTGGgatcaatatttgacaaaaagaagAGTATAATTAACTGTTTTTCCAATATAGTAATTAAAGGACATTTTGAATTCAAGGTTGTTAGATCAAGCTCAACAAGATATTCGTTGAAATGCAATGATGATAGGTGTGGGTGGTGTGTGCGTGCTTTCAGAATTAAAGATTCAATACTATTCAAGATAGTAAAGAttgagaaaaatcatgactgctcTGTTAACACTATGAAAGCTGATCAAAGGCATGCAACTTCAAAGTTGATTAGTGGTTACATTATCGACAATCTTCGAGACCCAAGGTTTGAAGTTACACCAGCCTTTGTCATGGCAGAAATGCAAAAATTGCATGGACTAGACATTGGTTATCACAAGGTATGGCGTGCTATTCAACGTGCTTCAGCTTTAATAAGAGGAACTCCTGAAGAGAATTATGAATTATTGTCTTCATACTTGTATATGATGAAAAGTAAAAATCCGAGAACATACACTAACATAAAGATAGACGACAACAATAGGTAAACAATCAAAAAGAGTTTATTAGTCTGTTTTATAAATATtaggacatggtatccttaacttgAATGTGTGcaatgaaaatgttaaggacatggtgtccttaactttgttgtgtgcagtgaaaaagctaaggacatggtgtccttaacttggatgtgtgcaatgaaaaagttaaggacatggtgtccttaactttgatgtgtgcagtaaaaatgttaaggacatggtgtccttaactttgatatgtgcagtgaaaatgttaaggacatggtgtccttaacttggatgcgtgcagtgaaaaagttaaggacatcgtgtccttaacttggatgtgtgtaGTAAAaaacttaaggacatggtgtccttaactttgatgtgtgcattgtaaaagtgtccttaactttgatgtgtgcagtgaaaaagttaaggacattgtgtcATTAACTCTgctgtgtgcagtgaaaatattaaggacatggtgtccttaactttgatgtgtgcagtaaaAAGGTTAACgagatggtgtccttaactttgatgtgtgcagtgaaaaagttaaggacgtggtgtccttaactttgctgtgtgcagtgaaaatattaaggacatggtgtccttaactttgatgtgtgcagtgaaaaagttaacGAGATGGTgcccttaactttgatgtgtgcagtgaaaatgttaaggacgtgGTATCCTTAACTTTGATATGTGCAATGAAAATGTTAAgggcatggtgtccttaactttgatgtgtgcagtgtaaaagttaaggacatggtgtccttaactttgatgtgcgcattgtaaaagttaaggacatggtgtccttaactatGATGTGTGCATtctaaaagttaaggacaagttCTCCTTAACTTTGACGTGTGCACTGAAAATGTTAaagacattgtgtccttaactttgatatgtGCAGTGAAAATATTAAGGATTTGGTGTCCTGTATTTTTAACCTTCTGTTAAACTGTATTTTCAGGTttctttatatgttttatgcATATGGATCATCAATAGCTGGTTGGAATCATTGTAGACCAGTGATTTTTGTTGATGTATCTTTTTTGAAGTCAAAATATCGTGGTGTTTTAATGATTTCAGTTTCAAAGGATGCAAATAACCAAATATTCCCACTAGCCTTTGGAATTGCAGAATCTGAAAATAACAATTCCTATGAGTGGTACTTTAGTGAGCTTCGCAATGCAATTGGGAGCCGtgacaatttaatttttttatcggaCATGCATCAATCTATTGCACATGGCATTGCAAAGGTATATCCTGAAAGCCACCATGGGatttgtatctatcatttggagcAGAACCTAAAGCGAAGGAAAGTGAAAAGTGAGGTCATAAAACTTTTCCAAAGTGCTGCAAGAGTATACAAGCGCAAAGAATTTGATCTATACATGTCAGATTTAGCAAAAGTTGATAAGAAGACTTTTGACTACTTGATGGAAGAACCACCGGAAAGGTGGGCACGTTCTTGTAGTCCACGACGAAGATATGACATGCTCACAACAAACATAGTTGAGTCAATGAATTCTGTGCTATTAGAAGCAAGGGAGTTGCCTATATTAAGAATGATGGATTTCATCCAAGTGAAGCTACAACGTTGGTTttatgaaagaagaaatgaagcagAAGGAACTTTTTATGACGTTTCTTGGTGGGTAGaagaggaattgaagaaaaagataGATTTAGCTTTTACTTTAAATGTAAGTATTATGTTCTTACTTTAGCTTATTATTTTAATGATAATTTAACCTAATGTACTAATTATAGTTTTTCAACTTTGAAGGTCTTCCCTGTTGATTTATGGTGTTCTAGAGTTGAGGAAGAAGGAATTACTTTCTTGGTGGACTTAAACAAAAGAACATGTGATTGTTTTCGGTTTCAATTTGATGAATTACCATATATACATGCAATTGCAGCTATCGAGAAGAGAAACATCAAGAAGTCCAATTTCTGCTCGGACCGATACTTAAAGGAATCTTGGCTGAAAACATATGAAAGACAAATACATCCTGTAGGACATACGGATTCTTGGATTGTACCAGAGAGTGTTAAGTCACAAATTATTAAACCTCCAGATTTCAAAGTCCCGCCAGGTAGAAGGCAGAAGAAAAGGTATATTCCagctaccgaatcatcaaaaataacattcaaATGTGGTCGTTGCAGAAGAATTGGTCATAATAGAATATCTTGTATATATTCTCCGGCAGTCCATCCATTTTCAAGGAAGCATAGAGAATAACAGATATATCCACTTATGTTTATCTACTCTTTTAAGTTTTTCTATAAATTGGATTCATTTAGATTGTTTTTATTTGAGCAAGTAAACATTAGCAGATGGTTATATAAAAGATGTCCTGAATTTTCAAAGTTTCTTTGCACTTACTTgctctttgtttctttttcttttttcgggAGTTCAATTTACCTTTGTCGGACCAATTATTGTTTATGGAATTTTATTCTTGTCGTAAGTAAACAAGAAAgtccttttctttatataatttgacGCCTGCAACTTGCtacatctttatttttaaaatgagattGGTACAAGTAAAACTTAAGGACATAATCTTTTACAAGTCCTAAAAATTTCAAGTATGAatctaatattaaggacataaatttctaaaatgtccttaacttctggaAATCTCAGATTATTATCTAGATTTCCAGAAGTTCAGGACATTTGAGAAAAATATGTCCtgaatattattttcatccttCAACAAATCAGGACGTTTATGAACATAATGTCCTGAAGTTCTACAACAATCAATGTatcttttgctatatctctacagATTTAATAAAAAACTGACAATTTAAAATAGACAAATCAGTAGTTATAAAATTGACATCTGCAGCTTGCTAAACACAGCTTGCTAcatcttatttttaaaatgagattGGTACAAGTAGACTTCAGGACATAATTTTTTGAAATGTCCTGAACATTTGAAGTATGAATCTAATATATAGGACATAAATTTCTAAAGTGTCCTTAGCTTCTGGAAATCTCAGTTTATTGTCTATATTCCAGAAGTTTAgcacatttaaaaaaatatgtcttgaatattattttcatccttCAACAAATAAGGATGTAGTTAACAGATTCTGAAGTTCTACAACAATCAATGTGTGTTGCTTTGAATTTCTAAAATCTTCAAGATAATTTAATCAAAGATTGGCCCTTTAAAACTGTGAAAAAATGGACAAATTAATAGTTAACAGAAAGAAAGAAATTATTAACACGATGCCTTCATATTACCGCTGAAACTGTAATTTAGCATAGCTGTGACCAAAATATTATGCTATGCAAATAAAATAAAGTGCCTTGTGACAATTTACAGGATATTTCAGAATTCATATGGATTCTTTACAGCAATTTTATACCAATTTCACTACAGCTGACTTTCTTTACAACTACACTACAGCTCCTTTGGGCATGAAGTTTTATTTTCACTATCATAGTCGTCGCCGACATTTTCTGGTGATGTATCATAACCAGAATTTCTTTTCCACTCTCCATGTGCCCAAAGATTTGCTGCAAGTTCTTTTCTGAAGTTTGATATGTCCTCAAGTTGGAATTTCTCCACATCCTTTTCCATCATCAACAACTCCACATACTTGATTAGGAATGTACCACAATCAGTCCTAAGAAAAATATGGAGTCAATTAAATAATATCTTTAATAAAATAAATCTAAAgtacatataaattatatagcaAATGACAACACGTACGATCCAGCTTGGTGTGGTGATCTTTGCCACTGAATATCAAATTTGTTGAATGCATTTTCAAAAGacttgtgatttttctcaaactgtGAGAACTTTAGCAAGTGGGGGATCATGCGTGCATACATTTCAATGTGTTTCATTCCTTGCTCATATGGCTCACTATATATGGAATCGTACACATCAATATTTCTCTCATTCAAGTCCAATACCCCCAAAAGAAAATGTGTCACAACATCATTATCTTCTGAAGAAAGCCGACATGGAAAAAAGATTTTGTCAACCTCTGTCCAAGCAATTCCACATCTACGATTGTCACCCCACACATATGGTGTGAGAACCAACTGATTATCATCACACCAAAACAAATCTGAAGCATCTTCATTGAAATCCTTATACACAATTAGCATATAGTTATCAAAAAGTATATCTGTAGTTGTGCAACGAAAAGGATGGGCGCAAGGGTGGTAGCATTCCTTCTTTCTCAAATAATACAGGGCAATGTCAATATGCTTCataaaaaggcaaaaaaagaaaaaaaatccatcagtcataaataaataaaaaataataaattaagaagaaagaaaacaaatgcCTTGTGAATTACCAAACCTTATCATCAAGTACAAAGCTACTATTTGCAAGCTCAAGAAAGAATATTTTTCTACTAATTTTTTGATGGTACAATTTTTATGGATTCTTTCTCACACCATTATCCTCAGCATATATATCAGTTTGTCccctgaaaattttgaaaatatcaaaGTTAGAAAGTTTATAAGTTAGTTCTCAATTcctaattaaggacacttggtcctgaacttataGTAACAAGGTCATAAGtttaggacacttggtcctgaagttagagttgcaaattcaaaatttaaggACAAGATatccttaacttacagttacaagttcaaaagttaaggacacttggtcctgaacttagacttactaGCTCATAAATTAAAGGACAATTAGTCATGAATTTAGAGTAACAAGcgcataagttaaggacaattggtgctgaacttagagtggaagttcaaaaattaaggacacttggtcctgaagttagagttgcaaattcaaaagttaaggataaaatgtccttaacttacagttacaagttcaaaagttaaggacacttggtcctgaacttagacttactagctcataaattaaaggacaatcagtcatgaacttagagtaacaGGCGCATAAGTTAAGGAtaattggtcctgaacttagagtggaagttcaaaaattaaggacacttggtcctgaagttagagttgcaaattcaaaaattaaggacatgtagtcattaacttacagttacaagttcaaaagttaaggacacttggtcctgaacttagacttattggctcataaattaaaggacaattagtcatgaacttagagtaacaagctcataagttaaggacaattggtcctgaacttagagtgaaagtttaaaaattaaggacacttggtcctggacttagacttacaagctcataaattaaagttttgaacttagagtaacaagctcataagttaaggacaattggtcttgaacttagagtggaagttcaaaaattaaggacacttggtcctgaagttagagttaaattcaaaaattaaggacaggtagtccttaacttacagttacaagttaaaaagttaatgACAGTTAGTCCTGATAGACTTACAatctcaaaagttaaggacacttaatccttaacttagagttacaagctcaaaaacTTAGGACATTTAGTTATGAAGTTAGAGTTGGAAGCTCAAtacacttagtcctgaatttaAAATTACAAGTTCAAGACACAAATGTAAGCAATTAAGAAATAATGAATACATTTAGGGACTTACACTTTTTTGTGACCTTTCCATTTCTCCTTGCCCAACCACCcaatgaatttcttcaataagTTTTCATCATCTTTGGTATAATGAAAAATACATGtacgagtatattttgattttatcCAGCCTGTATACTTAGGAGTATTTTCATTGTGCGCCATCGAtgttcctctttttcttttctgttcAAAAGGAGATTTCAATTGTCAACTAAGTTTCTTATTCCTTTTCCCTCGACCGAGCTCTTCTTCAACATTTCCTTCAACCTCCATAGACAAACCCTCATCAATGCTCATTTGTGTAGTCGGAGGAGTAGGAGTAAGAATAGCAAATGATGGACCATCAAAACCAATACTATCTCTCTTTCTTTTCCTAGTATATTGGTTAGCggtttcatttttgttttgctcTGCAAGCAACACTACATATACATTAGTTTGCTGCAAGTCATCATTTCTATGAATTGTCAAATGAAGAGACAAAAACTAAGgacataatttttgaaatgtCCTGACAATTTGAATTATGAATACAATATTAAGGACACAATCAATACTTGTGTTGGCCACACTGCCTTTTGTATTTCTTTAACAGACAATAGTGCTGACATATTGCTTgcattttctttatcttgcaacTCTTCTCCATGTTCTTCGATTGCAAGTTAACAAGATTCTGCAAAATATTTACAGGAGCTAACACAATTAGTACTTGTTACTAATCTTTGATTAAAACAAACATGTATAAGATAAAAAAAACTCCGTCTAACCTTTTGCAACTGTCAAGATCATGCCAGTTAAATCATTATCTTGACTAGCATTTTTTTGGCTTCCAATATTGTCTGTAAGAAAGAGAGGTGTAGAGATATCATACGTTCCTTCTATATATTTGCAAACAATCTCACTTATGCTTGTTCCTTGGGTATTTTCTATGTCTTGAGATTGTCCTCCACTTCTCTCTTTTGAAATTCCATCATCTTGATAGTCCACTCCATCTTCTTTCCTTGCAGTTTCAAAAGATTCTGTAACATTTACAATTAATACTTGTTACTAATAGTTTACTAAAACTAACATTCAACATGTTATGAAAATTCCATCTAACCTTGATTGGCATCATTTTGATTTCCAAATTTCTCTTTAAGTGAGAGAGGCGTAGATAGATCATAGATTT of Nicotiana tomentosiformis chromosome 7, ASM39032v3, whole genome shotgun sequence contains these proteins:
- the LOC138895188 gene encoding uncharacterized protein, translating into MISVSKDANNQIFPLAFGIAESENNNSYEWYFSELRNAIGSRDNLIFLSDMHQSIAHGIAKVYPESHHGICIYHLEQNLKRRKVKSEVIKLFQSAARVYKRKEFDLYMSDLAKVDKKTFDYLMEEPPERWARSCSPRRRYDMLTTNIVESMNSVLLEARELPILRMMDFIQVKLQRWFYERRNEAEGTFYDVSWWVEEELKKKIDLAFTLNVFPVDLWCSRVEEEGITFLVDLNKRTCDCFRFQFDELPYIHAIAAIEKRNIKKSNFCSDRYLKESWLKTYERQIHPVGHTDSWIVPESVKSQIIKPPDFKVPPGRRQKKRYIPATESSKITFKCGRCRRIGHNRISCIYSPAVHPFSRKHRE